In Alosa alosa isolate M-15738 ecotype Scorff River chromosome 19, AALO_Geno_1.1, whole genome shotgun sequence, a genomic segment contains:
- the LOC125284542 gene encoding zinc finger BED domain-containing protein DAYSLEEPER-like, producing MSKRKVSVVFDHFYIPDNKELVCKARCKYCPLEMSFNRKATSNLLNHMKRKHASIPLGPSSSSDQWPGTEPTCSQPQSPNKWNSNDPSQILGNQALVNLIAGEQLPVSIVQSPFFLSFIQEIQPCYNVPDGEYFANTLLDQQTRFLQDKLKTLANTAQSVCLTVDVWNAMEFTYMTITGHLVINYTLKSVLLSCKRTCGQQLRVSTTKEIDNVLTQYNVSRETIILLSESPAQGVINLPGFQQTERDGNITRGILKMEDDEDSAHETEDGELTPGSMTAPLNIQPGPSFAQALQLVVRDSLPASSQATTNALAKVYSKAAQGHNRNIQQASDWTSQLKEVRHSLGQSGDRQTQHANVNSFIVSPFERTLLEDFLHTLQPFEEITDRLRRERVVPASLVIPSIQGIRKHLRSPTEQNHKLVVALEVALEKWLTPFERRWCYRRATALDPRLKLRWCEGDWALQMRQDLLGLTGGAERNALSADDTAASLQTQAKKRSLFPFFEDEPQDSQPDTQDEVETYLLEPCIPYHHDPLVYWRGNQHRFPQLAQLALRHQAIPALPVPAMYSNNARISDEEFEKLMFIKLNSALL from the exons ATGTCCAAGCGCAAAGTCTCTGTGGTCTTTGACCATTTTTACATTCCAGACAACAAAGAGTTGGTGTGCAAGGCTCGCTGCAAATACTGTCCCCTAGAGATGAGTTTCAACAGGAAAGCCACCAGCAACCTGCTCAACCACATGAAG AGGAAACACGCCTCTATACCACTGGGTCCTTCCTCTAGCAGTGACCAATGGCCTGGCACAGAACCCACATGTAGCCAACCACAATCACCAAACAAATGGAACAGCAATGATCCCAGTCAGATACTTGGCAATCAGGCATTGGTCAATTTGATTGCTGGGGAGCAACTGCCCGTCTCTATTGTGCAAAGTCcgttcttcctctccttcataCAGGAGATTCAGCCCTGCTACAACGTGCCTGACGGGGAGTATTTTGCAAACACACTTCTGGATCAACAGACCCGCTTTTTACAGGACAAACTGAAGACCCTCGCCAACACCGCACAGAGCGTCTGTCTGACTGTAGATGTTTGGAATGCAATGGAATTCACCTACATGACCATCACTGGACACCTGGTCATCAACTACACCTTGAAATCAGTCTTGCTCTCCTGCAAGCGTACATGTGGGCAACAGCTGAGAGTTAGTACTACTAAGGAGATTGACAATGTGCTGACCCAATACAATGTCTCCAGAGAGACCATCATCTTGCTGAGTGAGAGCCCAGCACAAGGTGTCATCAACCTCCCCGGGTTTCAGCAAacggagagagatggaaacatCACTAGGGGAATATTAAAGATGGAGGATGATGAAGATTCAGCACACGAGACAGAAGATGGTGAACTGACACCAGGAAGCATGACGGCACCACTCAACATTCAGCCTGGGCCCTCCTTCGCTCAAGCTCTCCAGCTGGTTGTTAGGGATAGTTTGCCAGCATCATCACAAGCTACCACCAATGCCTTGGCTAAAGTTTActccaaggctgctcaaggaCACAACCGCAACATCCAACAAGCCTCAGATTGGACCAGTCAACTAAAAGAGGTGAGGCACAGTCTTGGTCAGTCTGGGGACCGGCAAACCCAACATGCAAACGTTAACAGCTTCATTGTGAGCCCATTTGAAAGAACCTTGCTGGAGGACTTTCTCCACACGCTGCAGCCCTTTGAGGAGATCACAGACCGCCTCAGAAGGGAGAGAGTGGTGCCTGCCAGCCTGGTCATTCCCTCCATCCAGGGAATCAGGAAGCACCTGAGGTCCCCAACGGAGCAAAACCACAAGCTGGTCGTCGCTCTGGAGGTAGCGCTGGAAAAGTGGCTGACTCCTTTCGAGCGGCGATGGTGCTACCGGAGAGCGACGGCCTTGGACCCCCGACTCAAGCTGCGGTGGTGTGAGGGGGACTGGGCACTGCAGATGCGGCAGGACCTCCTGGGCCTGACCGGTGGAGCCGAGAGGAACGCCCTGAGTGCTGACGACACGGCAGCCAGCCTGCAGACCCAGGCCAAGAAGAGAAGCCTCTTCCCGTTTTTTGAGGATGAACCCCAGGACAGCCAGCCGGACACCCAGGATGAGGTGGAGACTTATTTGCTGGAGCCCTGCATCCCTTACCACCACGACCCGCTGGTTTATTGGCGGGGCAACCAGCACCGCTTCCCTCAGTTGGCACAACTGGCACTTAGGCACCAGGCCATCCCTGCTCTTCCTGTGCCCGCTATGTATTCAAATAACGCCAGGATCTCAGACGAGGAGTTCGAGAAGCTCATGTTTATCAAGCTCAACAGTGCTCTGCTGTGA